A single genomic interval of Rhodothermales bacterium harbors:
- a CDS encoding DinB family protein, with protein MYTLGLVRDLHTHMEWADATVWMSVRAAGDAAEDASLKELLFHIHFTQDAFLSVWTGRPFTHRDAGAFATLEEVKAWCRPQYDAMKAFVAGLSEEDLSRPSPVPWVKFFARQWGKVPAVTTLGETLVQIALHSQYHRGQVNRRLREVGGEPTLVDYIAWIWMHRPAPA; from the coding sequence ATGTACACCCTCGGCCTGGTTCGCGATCTGCACACCCACATGGAATGGGCAGACGCCACGGTATGGATGTCCGTTCGAGCCGCCGGCGATGCCGCCGAGGACGCCTCGCTCAAAGAACTACTCTTCCACATCCACTTCACGCAGGACGCCTTCCTGAGCGTGTGGACCGGCCGGCCCTTCACCCATCGGGACGCCGGCGCGTTCGCCACCCTTGAGGAGGTGAAGGCCTGGTGCCGGCCGCAGTACGACGCGATGAAAGCATTTGTCGCCGGCCTCTCCGAGGAGGACCTCAGCCGCCCCTCGCCCGTGCCCTGGGTGAAGTTTTTCGCGCGGCAATGGGGGAAGGTGCCGGCCGTTACCACCCTGGGCGAAACGCTCGTCCAGATTGCCCTCCACAGCCAGTACCACCGCGGGCAGGTCAATCGCCGGCTGCGCGAGGTCGGGGGAGAGCCGACGCTGGTGGATTACATCGCCTGGATCTGGATGCACCGGCCGGCGCCGGC